The Cherax quadricarinatus isolate ZL_2023a chromosome 20, ASM3850222v1, whole genome shotgun sequence genomic interval tacctcggtggacaaaagagagggcggctggatatctgccacaaagcatacctccttcggccaccacccccggaatccgaaaggtggcttccagagatacacccgtcgcccgaaagacacccaaagctactccgggatacaggagagggatcgggacatccccaggcgatccagattccacggcaaactacgccaccgccaagaacctcaacggaatcggatggaccccggtatcctttcccctacctaggaactagcgcgcctgtgggagaaatcccaaaggccaaaaagaggaagggcaaaagggaggggtggggaggaggaggaggaaagaaaaaaggggaggatgggataggggaggggagattggggggtaattaggttcggtctgaggaagaagaccgacaggtctaattcctcagaccaagagcctcttcaccacgccaaggagccccccttgaagaggtttacTGTCCATAGCCTCCTTTTCTGCAACATTCAATGACTATGCTTCACACCTGTAAGTGTTGCAGTTGGGACGTATTTCAGTGGTGATTGTGAATTTCTGAAAAGTTGGGGAACCACTGatagtgattttttttcttttttgtctgGTTCATACAGCTATAGTGAAGAGTAACTTAAATCTTAGAAATAACAATAAGGGAAAGGGGAGGTTCACTAGATGCCAGGAGGTATAAAAGAGTACATATTAGGAGAAACGCACAAAAGATATGAGGGTAATAAAATAATGCTAATAGATGAGACCTGTATTCACTGATACTTTATATGAAATGTTACAGGCACAATCCtaagtaatattttatggaaatttttttttaaacatttccCAAGTTACATACTATCACTTTGCATGGCCCTTGCTATGACAATATGTGACATGGTTAGTTGTCAACTACTGAATTTAATATTATGTtaataaagcactaaacccatggaGGTCATTCAGTACTGTATTAATATAATAATTCTGCATTCAGCATCTGGAAAATATGCCAATTCAAAGGTAATTTGCGTAAAGTTTAATTCTATCAGCCTATATCCTGTTCGTCGCATACACAGCAGATGAAAAAGTCACAAAACCTATTCTGAAAATAAACGAGTTAAGACCAATTGTTTTAAGAGGTTGACTAACCATGTCACATTCACTTAACCTACAGTTCAGCATTTAAATGGTCCACTCTAGAGCAGTGAGCGAGTGTACACTTGTATCAGGTATACTAAACAAGTAAGAAATAACATTTGTTAAAAAATGCACATCAAAGAAAATAATGACTGCATAAATTGCCTCCTTGTCCTGCACAAAATGTGAAGTTTTGACATTTACTAGAGCAAAATTACTCCCAAGCCTGTCTTTTTTTATTGAAAGCCAAACTTCCTGCAATTTGGGCATTTATAAAATTATGAAAATAATGTTTGCATCAATATTTAAATATAAATGGCCATTAGCATACAGTAAGATTACATATTTGGgatttaaaattaaaaattaagtTCAGTTTCTCCAGTTAAGACTTTGTTAATTCTAAGTTCTAAATCttgtattattaaattaatttatgcatttattttatatttttaaactCTTAATTAAAACATGTAAAAGACAACTGAAAAACTAAAGCAATCTTGCTATCTTTCTCAGTAGCGTCCTCTACGATCTCGACGATCACGATCACGAGAACGTGAGCGAGACCTTCGCCTATGCTTGCTGTCTGCATGTTTCTCAGAATGCTTATCACGTGACCTAGATCGTGAACGAGAACGATGTTTGTAACGAGAACGAGATGAACGGGCAAGTACATTTTTGAAATGATGTGAAATTGGCTTAACATGCCAAAAATTACAGAAGCCACCTTTGCCACATTGGCCCATCTCAAACTGCCTACAAGACGCTTCACGAAAGTCAGCAACAGGGCAGAGGTCACAGTAGATTGGACGGAACATGTACCAACGGTTGTTCAAATCTTCTGCAGCCTTTACAGCATCCTCTTCTCGTCTAAACTTGATATAAACATTCCCTCGCAGGTGGTCACATTGGTTATCGCAGACGCACATTTCTTCTATTTCACCATATTTTTCTTCACATTCAAAAAACACATCTTCAAAGAAATACTCGAACTGCTCTTGAATCTCATGGTCACTCATATTGGCCAGGTGAGAACCATCTGCAGATTTGGCCGAGTTCTGTTGACTCACATACATGTTCTGCATCACCACAGTTTGACtggaataaaatatttattaagtTGGAGATATAGCTTTATGCAGATAAGACAGAGTGAAAATGTAGCTACATGCAATGATGAAGGAACTGGGTGAAGTATTAACATATTGAATAGTGTATAAAAGAAAAATTAAGAAATTGTATCGCAAATTGAATTAGACAGGATTTTGGTTACAACATGTGTCAAAGATAAATATTTTGATGAGGCAAGTAAATTGTTGGTCAACCAGTTTTTAAATTTCAAATAGGAAATGAAATATGGGAGAACAGTAGAAGTTAAGGTAAAATTTTGTATATAATTTAGAGCAAAGAATGTGTCCAGAAATTATAAAGTAAATGATAATAAAATAGTCTCACAGATACAGGCATAGGAAACAtggaaaaaaattaatatattagATAAGCAGAGGAGGAATGAGGGTAAAACAAGGAGGCAAAAAAAGAAGTGAGAGGAGAAAAAATAATGGCAGAATGAAAGAGCATTACTACtcagaggataaaaaaaatttccaaagaaAGTCACTACTGAATTGTGAGGCCTAAGTATAAATACGATTTATGAAGACATAAATAAATAGTgcctaaatttttttaatttgtatgagAATAGTGGGAACACACGTTTATCTTTTATCTATTTATGGTTTTGGGATTACCTCACCCATGACCCAGTCTTTGGTCAGGCCTCCAAAGACTGGAAAGTAAATATTACAGGAAAAAAATGGTTTAAACACACAGGATAGCAAAGCTAAGTGTATAGTGCATGAAAGTAAGAATTTGCAAGACTTACCTACCTTTTACATGTGCATGAGAGAAATGTTAAACTAGATAATGCGATTCTTGTACCAAGTGCAGACAACATCCTGCATCA includes:
- the LOC128700980 gene encoding splicing factor U2af 38 kDa subunit; the protein is MQNMYVSQQNSAKSADGSHLANMSDHEIQEQFEYFFEDVFFECEEKYGEIEEMCVCDNQCDHLRGNVYIKFRREEDAVKAAEDLNNRWYMFRPIYCDLCPVADFREASCRQFEMGQCGKGGFCNFWHVKPISHHFKNVLARSSRSRYKHRSRSRSRSRDKHSEKHADSKHRRRSRSRSRDRDRRDRRGRY